In the genome of Drosophila subpulchrella strain 33 F10 #4 breed RU33 chromosome 2L, RU_Dsub_v1.1 Primary Assembly, whole genome shotgun sequence, one region contains:
- the LOC119548529 gene encoding dnaJ homolog shv, which produces MQLIKCLVIVQLALLLVEESLAGRDFYKILNIKKNANTNEVKKAYRRLAKELHPDKNKDDPNASEKFQDLGAAYEVLSNADKRKTYDRCGEECLKKEGMMDHGGDPFSSFFGDFGFHFGNGDGQQQDAPRGADIVMNLYVSLEELYSGNFVEIVRNKPVSKPASGTRKCNCRQEMVTRNLGPGRFQMIQQTVCDECPNVKLVNEERTLEIEVEQGMVDGQETRFVAEGEPHIDGEPGDLIVRVQQMPHPRFLRKDDDLYTNVTISLQDALVGFSMEIKHLDGHLVPVTREKITWPGARIRKKGEGMPNFENNNLTGNLYITFDVEFPKKDLTEEDKEALKKILDQSTINRIYNGL; this is translated from the exons ATGCAGCTTATCAAGTGCTTGGTTATTGTTCAGTTAGCCCTCCTGCTGGTGGAGGAGTCGTTAGCCGGCCGGGACTTCTACAAGATACTGAACATCAAGAAAAACGCCAACACGAATGAGGTGAAGAAGGCGTACCGCCGCTTGGCCAAGGAGCTGCATCCGGACAAGAACAAGGACGATCCGAATGCCTCTGAGAAGTTCCAGGACCTGGGAGCCGCCTACGAGGTACTGTCCAATGCGGACAAGAGGAAAACCTACGACCGCTGCGGCGAGGAGTGCCTGAAGAAGGAGGGGATGATGGACCACGGTGGCGATCCATTCTCCAGCTTCTTCGGCGACTTCGGTTTCCACTTTGGCAACGGCGATGGCCAGCAGCAGGATGCCCCAAGGGGCGCCGATATCGTCATGAACCTGTACGTCTCCCTGGAGGAGCTCTACTCCGGCAACTTTGTGGAGATTGTCAGAAATAAGCCAGTGAGCAAACCCGCCTCGGGCACCCGGAAGTGCAACTGCCGCCAGGAGATGGTCACCCGGAATCTGGGGCCCGGACGCTTCCAGATGATCCAGCAGACCGTGTGCGACGAGTGCCCCAACGTGAAGCTGGTCAACGAGGAGCGCACCCTGGAAATCGAAGTCGAGCAGGGCATGGTCGACGGCCAGGAGACGCGGTTCGTGGCCGAGGGAGAGCCCCACATCGATGGAGAGCCCGGAGATCTCATTGTAAGGGTGCAACAGATGCCGCATCCGCGATTCCTGCGCAAGGACGATGATCTGTACACCAACGTGACCATCAGTCTGCAGGATGCCCTCGTCGGGTTCTCCATGGAGATAAAGCACCTGGATGGACACCTCGTGCCTGTCACGAGGGAAAAGATTACGTGGCCCGGCGCCCGTATCCGCAAGAAGGGCGAGGGCATGCCCAACTTCGAGAACAACAATCTCACCGGCAACCTGTACATCACCTTCGATGTGGAGTTCCCCAAGAAGGATCTTACGGAGGAGGACAAGGAAG CGCTCAAGAAAATACTCGACCAATCGACCATCAACCGCATCTACAATGGACTGTGA
- the LOC119548527 gene encoding protein expanded, whose product MRAFCTVSAPLEVCASSAEQLSPGSRFLALRLLGQQQPKTLYFLVDAKSRVREVYTQTCLHFATQGMLDTELFGLAVLIDGEYMFADPESKLSKYGPKSWRSSHTHGLDANGRPLLELHFRVQFYIESPFMLKDETSRHNYYLQLRHNILQRDLPREQAEQALVFLAGLALQADLGDAPPGPGSGNSKDDSGEETSPLGGGRGLSATTTLPKISKRANERMLRLSTYVASTSKREAIPLPPTLPPNGADYYRIEDYLPSGLHTPWARSAMRACHREHLGMATAEAELLYIQQACSLHETINAHTYRMRLAKSEQGVGSAWFVVYAKGIKILGGECTSSSSTPPPEATTFLWPNITKLSFERKKFEIRSGESRITLYAASDEKNKLLLTLCKDTHQWSMKLAARLKEVSKREEEEAAESQRLHASYACSRSLLLPYKSKNEQRISVISSTSSNTTSGIVSDRVHSEDELEIMINTPPAPLAAPSTESLALAHLLDRPSVSRQTSSVGQMSLKDLEEQLAALSVRPPDANSNGATSVTNSSVQRNSMGTAANDSSTATDSPSSQHNIGSQCSSTCSTVVVTSPAGAATGGAASSGAPVPVHSTSSSLELGFSHTAQNSALSESNPEDFLSTSAREETESVSGASGVYTLAHGAPPTETSGVYTMHSSELTGQSSEMAESEKSSHYGMFQPQKLEDGHVPHPDSVDGKKPEEFRLRSDSNISTSSSFRGDGSDPTDNKHSLLSAEELTNLIVGRGTYPSCKTVSSSLHSDCDYVTLPMGSQGVEEVDQPPAPPPPYSARHEKTGLCGPPIAKPPVPKPIAVVAPKPDTPPCSPPVPPAPLPAPPPPALRRRDPPPYSSSSKPRPTSLISVSSSANPAPSAAGSMSSLKSEEVTARFITTRPQISILKAHTSLIPDGAKPSYAAPHHCSSVASSNGSVCSHQLSQQSLHNSNYVGGSQASLHHHHLPAHHRHSGSAAIGIPIVPYGLHKSTASLHHQQSCVLLPVIKPRQFLAPPPPSLPRQPPPPPPPNHPHLASHLYGRELARKQLELYQQQLYSDVDYVIYPIQDPAVSQQEYLDAKQGSLLAAMAQAAPPPPHHPYLAMQVSPAIYRSTPYLPLALSTHSRYASTQNLSDTYVQLPGPGYSPLYSPSMASLCSSYEPPPPPPLHPAALAAHAAAGASASSSMFARSRSDDNILNSLDSMPKGRRLPPPPPPPYVNRRLKKPPMPAPSEKPPPIPSKPSPSLMMSPMPPRKPPTLNPHNANSPLTKTSSGAQWAGERPRPDLGLGLGLNRGNNSILAQLQASMAAESHAQAQAKAQALDIALLREKSKHLDLPLISALCNDRSLLKQTKVMMNPKTGQEIPTSSAQSSGATTNGGSNSSGGAGGTLSKVRKGSTVSHRHPQDKLPPLPVQQLAEANNYVIDPAVMMKQQQQQHHKTS is encoded by the exons ATGCGAGCATTTTGCACCGTCAGCGCGCCTTTGGAAGTATGCGCGTCCTCAGCCGAGCAACTATCACCAGGCTCGCGATTCCTGGCCCTGAG ACTTCTGGGGCAGCAGCAGCCGAAAACCTTGTACTTCCTAGTCGATGCCAAGAGTCGAGTTCGCGAGGTCTACACGCAGACATGTCTGCACTTTGCCACGCAAGGGATGCTGGACACCGAACTCTTCGGTCTGGCTGTGCTCATAG ATGGCGAGTACATGTTCGCAGATCCCGAGAGCAAGCTCTCCAAATACGGCCCGAAGAGCTGGCGATCCTCGCACACCCAC GGGCTGGATGCCAATGGACGACCGCTCCTGGAGCTACACTTCCGAGTGCAGTTCTACATCGAGAGTCCGTTCATGCTGAAAGATGAGACGTCCCGCCACAACTACTACCTGCAGCTGCGCCACAACATCCTGCAGCGCGATCTGCCCCGAGAGCAGGCGGAGCAGGCCCTGGTCTTCCTGGCTGGACTGGCTCTGCAGGCGGATCTGGGCGATGCTCCGCCGGGCCCGGGATCGGGTAATTCCAAGGATGATTCGGGCGAGGAGACGTCACCCCTCGGCGGAGGCAGAGGACTGAGTGCCACCACAACGTTGCCCAAGATCAGCAAGCGTGCCAACGAGAGGATGTTGAGGCTATCGACCTATGTGGCCTCCACCTCGAAGAGGGAAGCGATACCGCTGCCACCGACCCTGCCGCCCAATGGAGCGGATTACTACCGGATAGAGGACTACCTGCCCAGCGGACTGCACACTCCGTGGGCGAGAAGTGCAATGAGAGCCTGTCACCGGGAGCACCTGGGAATGGCCACGGCCGAGGCGGAGCTGCTGTACATCCAGCAGGCCTGCAGTCTCCACGAGACCATCAATGCCCACACCTACAGGATGCGGCTGGCCAAGAGCGAGCAGGGTGTGGGAAGTGCCTGGTTTGTGGTCTACGCCAAGGGCATCAAGATCCTGGGAGGAGAGTGCACCAGCAGCTCGTCCACGCCACCGCCCGAGGCCACCACCTTTCTGTGGCCTAATATCACTAAGCTCTCCTTCGAGCGCAAGAAGTTCGAGATCAGATCGGGGGAGAGCAGGATCACCCTGTACGCCGCGTCCGATGAGAAGAACAAACTCCTGCTGACTCTCTGCAAGGACACCCACCAGTGGAGCATGAAGCTGGCGGCCCGGCTGAAGGAGGTGTCCAAGCGCGAGGAGGAAGAGGCTGCCGAATCGCAGAGGCTCCATGCCAGCTACGCCTGCTCCAGAAGCCTGCTCCTGCCCTACAAGAGTAAGAACGAGCAGCGCATCTCGGTGATATCGAGCACCAGTTCCAATACCACCTCGGGGATAGTGAGCGATCGAGTGCACTCCGAGGACGAGCTGGAAATCATGATCAACACGCCGCCTGCTCCCTTGGCTGCTCCCTCCACGGAGAGCTTGGCCCTGGCCCATCTCTTGGACCGACCCAGTGTGAGCAGGCAAACTTCGAGCGTGGGTCAGATGTCTCTGAAGGATTTGGAGGAGCAACTGGCTGCCCTGAGTGTGAGACCACCGGACGCGAACTCCAATGGAGCCACCTCCGTGACGAACTCCTCTGTTCAGCGAAACTCCATGGGCACAGCGGCGAATGATTCCTCCACGGCCACCGATTCACCTAGTTCCCAGCACAACATTGGCTCCCAGTGCTCCTCCACCTGCAGCACCGTGGTGGTCACTTCGCCTGCCGGAGCAGCAACAGGAGGAGCGGCTTCGTCAGGAGCTCCCGTGCCCGTGCACTCCACTTCGTCCAGTTTGGAGCTGGGCTTTAGTCACACCGCTCAAAACTCCGCTCTGAGCGAATCGAACCCCGAGGATTTCCTATCTACATCCGCAAGGGAGGAAACGGAGAGTGTGTCGGGTGCATCCGGAGTTTACACTCTGGCCCATGGAGCTCCACCCACCGAAACTTCGGGAGTATACACCATGCACAGCAGCGAGTTGACCGGCCAGTCCTCGGAAATGGCCGAGTCGGAGAAGAGTTCGCACTACGGAATGTTCCAGCCGCAGAAACTAGAGGATGGCCACGTGCCACATCCCGATTCTGTGGATGGAAAGAAGCCAGAGGAGTTCCGACTGCGATCGGATTCAAACATCAGTACGTCCAGTTCCTTCAGAGGCGATGGCAGCGATCCCACGGATAACAAACATTCCCTGCTCTCCGCCGAGGAGCTGACCAATTTAATTGTGGGCAGGGGTACCTATCCCAGCTGCAAGACGGTGTCCAGCAGCCTCCATTCGGACTGTGACTACGTAACCCTGCCAATGGGAAGTCAGGGAGTGGAGGAGGTGGATCAGCCCCCAGCACCACCGCCACCCTACAGTGCCAGGCACGAGAAGACCGGACTGTGTGGCCCACCGATCGCCAAGCCACCAGTGCCCAAGCCCATAGCTGTGGTGGCTCCCAAGCCGGATACACCACCGTGCAGTCCGCCAGTGCCTCCGGCACCACTTCCAGCTCCACCACCACCGGCTCTCCGACGCCGAGACCCACCGCCATATTCCAGCTCCAGCAAGCCCAGACCCACATCCCTGATTTCCGTGAGTTCCTCCGCCAACCCTGCGCCCAGTGCCGCCGGTTCGATGAGTTCCCTGAAGTCTGAGGAGGTGACGGCCAGGTTTATAACCACCAGGCCGCAGATTAGTATCCTGAAGGCCCACACCAGCCTGATTCCCGACGGAGCCAAACCCAGTTATGCGGCACCGCACCACTGCTCGTCGGTGGCCTCCTCCAACGGATCGGTGTGCAGCCACCAGTTGAGTCAGCAGTCGCTGCACAACTCCAACTACGTCGGCGGCTCACAGGCTTCACTGCATCACCACCATCTGCCGGCGCACCACCGACATTCCGGATCGGCCGCCATTGGGATACCAATAGTTCCTTACGGTCTGCACAAGAGCACGGCTTCACTGCATCACCAGCAGTCCTGCGTGCTGCTGCCGGTGATCAAGCCGCGTCAGTTCCTGGCCCCACCACCACCCAGTTTGCCCAGGCAGCCGCCACCACCGCCTCCACCGAATCATCCCCATCTGGCGAGTCACCTTTACGGCAGGGAGCTGGCGAGGAAGCAGTTGGAACTGTACCAGCAGCAGCTCTACAGCGATGTGGACTACGTGATTTACCCCATTCAGGATCCAGCGGTTAGCCAACAGGAGTATCTGGATGCCAAGCAGGGATCCCTGCTGGCGGCCATGGCGCAGGCGGCACCACCACCGCCGCACCACCCATATCTAGCCATGCAGGTGTCGCCGGCGATCTACAGGAGCACTCCCTACCTGCCCCTGGCCCTGTCCACCCACTCCAGATATGCGTCCACCCAAAACCTATCGGACACCTATGTCCAGCTGCCGGGGCCTGGCTACTCGCCCCTCTACTCCCCCTCGATGGCCAGCCTGTGCTCCTCGTACGAgccaccaccgccgccgccccTTCATCCGGCCGCTCTGGCAGCACACGCCGCCGCGGGGGCCAGCGCCTCCTCCTCCATGTTTGCACGATCGCGATCAGACGATAATATTCTGAACTCGCTAGATTCAATGCCCAAGGGGAGGAGGTTGCCACCGCCTCCACCACCACCCTATGTGAACAGGCGGCTGAAGAAGCCACCCATGCCGGCGCCCAGTGAAAAGCCACCTCCAA TACCCTCAAAGCCCAGTCCCAGCTTGATGATGAGCCCGATGCCACCGCGGAAACCACCCACTCTCAACCCGCACAATGCCAACTCGCCGCTAACGAAGACCTCCAGCGGCGCCCAGTGGGCGGGAGAGCGTCCAAGGCCGGATTTGGGTCTTGGCCTGGGGCTGAACCGGGGAAACAACAGCATTCTGGCCCAGCTGCAGGCCTCCATGGCCGCTGAGTCGCATGCCCAGGCCCAGGCCAAGGCCCAGGCTCTGGACATTGCCCTGCTCCGGGAGAAGAGCAAGCATCTGGATCTGCCGCTGATCTCGGCGCTCTGCAACGACCGCTCCTTGCTGAAACAGACCAAGGTGATGATGAATCCGAAGACGGGCCAGGAGATACCCACCTCCAGTGCGCAGTCTTCGGGGGCCACCACCAACGGGGGTTCCAACTCCTCGGGAGGAGCAGGCGGAACCCTGAGCAAGGTCAGGAAGGGATCCACCGTGAGCCACCGCCATCCGCAGGACAAGCTGCCACCCTTGCCTGTCCAGCAACTGGCGGAGGCCAACAACTACGTGATCGATCCTGCCGTGATGAtgaagcaacagcagcagcagcaccacaaGACCAGCTAG
- the LOC119548528 gene encoding protein croquemort, whose product MCCKCCGETQRKVWVFGLGSLFLVLGVLVVVFWPGIADNLVEDGLTLKPGTDTYDSWMETPIPIYLSFYMFNWTNPEEIRNPNVKPNFVEMGPYTFLEKHKKENYTFYDNATVSYYERRSWFFDPERSNGTLDDMVTAAHAITATVADEMRNQRKIVKKIINFMLNHEGGELYVTKPVGEWVFEGFQDNITDFLNLFNTSMIDIPYKRFGWLADRNESLTYDGLFTIHTGTDDISNLGRLTHWNGKPETGFYAEPCGTVNGTTGDLFPPKMNVNDEITVFATDACRFLNLRPQGTYENHGLTATKWVGTEETLDSGENYPNQACFCDPERFDECPKTGVVECKACRDKAPIYSSFPHFYLADQSYVDAITGMKPEREKHEFFLAVEPITGVPVQVHGRIQINMMIEPDDDFDIYRGVPKVLMPMFWFDQYAELSSELASKAKLAINLSSYGVILGYSLVAFGSVFLVTGITLTVMKKWVRRTPEDEDMLTN is encoded by the exons ATGTGCTGCAAGTGCTGCGGGGAAACTCAACGCAAGGTCTGGGTTTTCGGCCTGGGATCGCTCTTCCTGGTGCTGGGAGTACTCGTCGTAGTCTTCTGGCCGGGTATTGCGGATAACCTCGTCGAGGAT GGCCTCACCCTGAAGCCTGGCACAGATACCTACGACAGCTGGATGGAGACACCTATCCCGATTTACCTGAGCTTCTACATGTTCAACTGGACGAATCCCGAGGAGATCAGGAACCCAAACGTAAAGCCGAACTTTGTGGAGATGGGTCCATACACCTTTTTGGAGAAGCACAAGAAGGAGAACTACACATTCTACGACAATGCGACGGTGTCATATTACGAGCGCCGCTCGTGGTTCTTCGATCCGGAGAGATCCAATGGCACCCTGGACGACATGGTGACCGCCGCCCATGCCATCACCGCCACGGTGGCGGACGAGATGCGAAACCAGCGCAAGATCGTGAAGAAAATCATTAACTTCATGCTGAACCACGAGGGCGGCGAGTTGTATGTCACCAAGCCGGTGGGCGAGTGGGTCTTCGAAGGCTTTCAGGATAACATTACCGACTTTCTTAACCTGTTCAACACCTCCATGATTGACATTCCATACAAGCGCTTCGGCTGGCTGGCGGATCGAAATGAATCGCTGACCTACGACGGCTTGTTCACCATTCACACGGGCACTGATGACATATCCAATCTGGGCAGACTCACCCACTGGAATGGAAAGCCGGAGACTGGTTTTTACGCGGAGCCTTGTGGCACGGTTAATGGAACCACCGGTGACCTGTTCCCGCCCAAGATGAATGTCAACGACGAGATTACGGTTTTTGCCACCGATGCTTGTCGATTCTTGAACCTCCGGCCCCAGGGTACTTATGAGAACCACGGCCTGACCGCCACAAAATGGGTGGGCACTGAGGAGACCCTCGATTCCGGGGAGAACTACCCGAACCAGGCCTGCTTCTGTGATCCCGAGCGCTTCGACGAGTGTCCCAAGACGGGTGTGGTGGAGTGCAAGGCCTGCCGAGACAAGGCACCCATCTACTCCTCCTTCCCCCACTTCTACCTGGCTGATCAGTCGTACGTCGACGCTATCACTGGAATGAAGCCGGAGAGGGAGAAGCACGAGTTCTTCCTGGCGGTGGAGCCCATAACCGGAGTGCCCGTCCAGGTGCATGGCCGCATCCAGATTAACATGATGATCGAGCCCGACGACGACTTCGA TATCTATCGTGGTGTGCCAAAGGTGCTGATGCCCATGTTCTGGTTCGACCAGTATGCGGAGCTGTCCTCGGAATTGGCCTCCAAGGCCAAG TTGGCCATCAATCTGTCCAGCTACGGAGTAATCCTCGGCTATTCTCTGGTGGCCTTTGGCAGTGTCTTCCTCGTCACCGGCATCACGCTGACGGTAATGAAGAAGTGGGTGCGACGAACTCCCGAGGATGAGGACATGCTGACCAACTAG